In Kineococcus endophyticus, the genomic window GACGCGTTCGGGGTCCAGGCGGGTGAGCAGTTCTTCGCTCAGGTGGGTCGCGGTGCCCAGCGGTTGAGTGCCGGTGACGGTGGCGAAGTGCCCGTCGATGAGGTCGGCGCGGCGTTGCGTGGTCCACACCCGCTCCCCGGTGTCCATCTGCACGTCGATGTCGACGGTGCCGCGTCGCAGGGGGGTGGGGATGGACTGCAGTGCGGTGACGGCGCCGTGGACGTGGGCCAGGGTGGTGTTCCCTGCCGCTAGCTGCTCACCGGTGCGGGCGAGGGAACCGCGGTCGCCGTCGAGCCCACCGATCCTCCCGTCCCAGTGAACCGTCGGGTCGGTGTGCCGGGCGGCGGCGACGTCCTTGCGGGCCAGGGTGCGGGACAGGTTGACGGGGTTGGTGGCGAGCAGGTCGACGACGGCGCTCTCGGGGGCGTGCTCCAGGGCGCGGCGCACCGCGTGGAGTTTGGCGGCGTCGAGGCGGTTTCCGAGGGCGTAGAGCGAGCGGGTGAGGTGGTCGACGTCGTCGCGGTCGAGGGTTCCCAACGGCAGGGCGTTGAGGTCGTCCAGGACGGAACTCAGGCGCGCGAGGGCGTCCTGGGCTGCGTGCTGGGCGGTGGTGGTCACGTGTTCCAGGGTAGTCGAACAAACCCTGTAGGGCTAGGTTCTGGGCCTCCTAACTTGGTGTGCGGCAATGGTTCACGCGCTGTCCCCGCGGACGACGAGATGGGGATGGTCATCGGCGTCGCCCTTCGGCCCGCGGCGTCGGCGTCGCATCCCGTCGTCCGACGACCTGGGCCGCGTCGCCCACCCTCGCCGCGCGGAACCCCGTGCGGGGAACCTCGAGCACCGGTGACCGGCCTCCGTCGAGCGCTGCCGTCGACGGGGTGCTGACGCGCGCCGCGTCAGCACCCCGTCGCGACCGACCTCAGTGGTCGTCGCCCGTGAGCGCGTCCTCCACCTTCGTCACCACGTTCTGCGCCCCCTGCAGGTGCGCGCCGGCTCCCGTGCCGGGCTTGCCCGGTCCGGCGTTGCCGTCGTAGGTGACGAACTGCAACGGGTCGGGGGCGGGGAGGGTTCCGTCGTCGTCGGTCAGCGGCCGGAGTTCCTCGGCCCGGAACGGCTCACCGTCGACGAGGCTGTTTCCCGTGACCCACAGCCCCTCGCCTGCGGCGCTGCCGTTGGTCGAGGTGTAGAAGACGTGGGCGGCGTCCTTGTCCTCCCAGTCCCCGTTGGACTGCTCGATCTCGGTCTCGACGTACCCGTCCGCGATGAGCATCTGGATGCCGAGCAACCACTGCTGCTGGTGGTAGGTGTCGCGGGCCAGGTTGAAGGCCAGCATCTCCTTGACGCCCCGGTCGTCCGTCATGTTCGCGATGCGGCTCGTCATGAGCCGGCTCTGCGCCTCGGCGGCCACGTTGGAGCGGAAGTCGGTGAGCAGGTTCCCGCTCGCGGCGATGTAGCCGGCGTTCCACGGGTTCCCCAGGCTGTCCGTCGGGCGAGCCCCGCCGCCGGAGACGATGGCGTGCTGGACGTTCTGGCCGCCGAGCACAGCCGCGAGGGCCGGGTTCGCCGCGGCGGCCTTGTCGGTCGCCTCGCCGGGAGCGCCCTCGAGCAGGCGGGCGAGCATGACGGTGAGCATCTCGACGTGCGAGATCTCCTCCGTCCCGATGTCCATGATCATGTCCTTGTACTTGCCGGGGACGCGGCAGTTCCAGCCCTGGAACAGGTACTGCATCATGACGGTCATCTCGCCGAACTGACCGCCGAGGATCTCCTGGAACTTCGCGGCGAACAGGGCGTCCGGCTTCTCGGGCCTGGCCGTGAACTGGAGTTCTCGGGTGTGCCGGTACACGGGGCACCTCTCTCAGTCGCGGGAACGACGGTTCCGTCGTGCCCGCCACCTACCCGGGGTCGGTAGACGCAAACCGCTGCGGCGCGGGAGGTCGGGGTCCGGTCGCAGCCAGGGGGTGGGGGCCACGACCTCCGCGTCGTCGGTGTCGGCGGGTGTGCGCACGTCCAGCGCACCGAGGCACCGGCGCAACGCGGTCACGACCGCCCCGGCGCTCTGGCGGTCGCGCTCCGTCGAGAACTTCGCGGTCGACTCGGCGGCCGACAGGCGCTGCAACGCGGTGCGCAGAGCGGTGCGCGTCGCGTCGTCGTCCTCCCGCTCGCGCAGGACCGCCGCCAGCGCACCGAGGACGTCGGCCGTCGGCCACCGCAGGCCGGCCGGCAGCGCGACCTCCGCGTCCCGCGGGGTGAGCGACTCCACGAGGAGTTCGGTGAGTTCCTCGACGCGGACGGCGAGGTTCTCCAGGGCGACGCCCGTGACGTGCTGCTGCCGCACGGTCTCCACGTGGCGCAGCGCCCGGACGTTCCCCGCGACGGACTCCTCGGTCTCCTCCCGGCTGCGGCGCAGCGACTCCCGCACGGGTGCCACGGAGCGCAGCCGCTCGGCCCACTCCTGCGGTCCCGGCGGGTCGTCCCGGCGCAGACCCTCGGCGAGGTCCTCGAGCTGGTCGGCGAGCGTGGTGGCCAGGCGCTGCACGGCGTCCTGCGACTGCGCGAGCGGCAGCGACGGCAGGACCGTGTTCACCGCCACGGCCACGCAGCCCCCGAGCAGGGTGAGCACCGTGTACCCGACGGCGTACTGGACGGGGTGCTGCACGCCGACGACGAGGACGAACAACCCGACGGTGAGCACCCAGCTGCCCTGGTCGGCGAAGAGCCGCCACCCGGCGAGCAGGGTGGCGAGGAACACCACGAGGGGGACGACGAGCAGGTCGCGTCCCAGCAGTTCGGCGACGACGAGCGAGACCAGCGCACCGCAGACGATGGCGGCGACGGCCCGGGCGGAGTTGCGGACGGAACTGCGGACGGTCGAGTACGAGCCGACGACCGCCCCCAGGGGCGCGAAGTACGGGTACGTCTGCGCGATCTCCCAGGGCAGCGCCAACGCGATGAGCCAGGCCAGGGTGGCGGCGAGCGCGGTGCGCGCCGCCAACCCCACCCGGGGACGGCGGGCCAGGAATCTCAGGGCTCGAGCACGACCTTGATGCAGTCGTCGTCCTTGGCCTGGAACATGGCGTAGGCGTCCGGCGCGTCCTCCAGCGGGACGCGGTGCGTCGTGAGGTCCATCACTCCCAGCGGGTCGGACGGGTCCTCCACCAGCGGCAGGAGGTCGTCGATCCACGCCTTGACGTTGCACTGGCCCATGCGCAGCTGCAACTGCTTGTCGAACATCGTCATCATCGGCATCGGGTCCGCCTCGCCGCCGTAGACGCCGGACAGGGAGATGGTGCCGCCGCGGCGGACGGCGTCCACGGCCGTGCGGACGGCCCACAGCCGGTCGATCCCACCGGTCTCCATGACCTTCTGCGCGACCTTGTCCGGCAGCAGGCCGACCGCGGTCTGCGCGGCCTTGGCGATCGCGCCCTCGGCTCCGCCGTGCGCCTCCATGCCCACCGCGTCGAGCACCGCGTCGGGGCCGCGGCCGTCGGTGCGGTCGCGCAGCTGGGCCGGCACGTCGGCGCCGCTGGCGTCGGTGAGGTCGATCGCGGTGACACCGTGGCGCTCGGCCATCGCCCGGCGCTCCGGGACGGGGTCGACGGCCACGACCTCGTAGCCGAGGTGCCGGCCGATGCGGGCGGCGAACTGGCCGACGGGTCCGAGCCCGAGGACGGCCAGCGTCCCGCCCTCGGGGACGTCTGCGTACCGGACGCCCTGCCAGGCCGTCGGCAGGATGTCGGACAGGAACAGGTAGCGGTCGTCGGGCAGGTCGTTCCCGACCCGGACCGGGTTGTAGTCGGCGTGGCGGACCCGCAGGTACTGCGCCTGCCCGCCGGGCACCGACCCGTAGAGCGACGTGTACCCGTACAGGGCGGCACCGCTGCCCTTCTCGCGGACCTGGGTGGTCTCGCACTGCGTCGTCAGCCCGCGCTCGCACATCCAGCAGTGCCCGCAGGAGATCGTGAACGGGATGACGACGCGGTCGCCGACGGTGAGGTTCGTCACCTCCGGGCCGACGGCCTCGACGATCCCCATGGGTTCGTGGCCCAGGACGTCCCCCTTCGCCAGGTAGGGGGCCAGGACCTCGTACAGGTGCAGGTCGGACCCGCAGATGGCGGTCGACGTGATCCGCACGACCGCGTCGGTGGGTTCGACGACCTCGGGGTCGGGCACGTCCTCGACGCGCACCGACCGCTTCCCCTGCCACGTCAGCGCTCTCACGCGGTGCCCCTGCCCGCTGGGCCCGGTGCGAAACCCCTCACAGCGGGGGACCGACGACGCGGGCCTGCACGCGGCCGTCGGCGACGCGGGTGCGCACGGTGGGCTGCGGCGCCGTCGCCGGCCCGTCCAGGACGTCGCCGTCGGCGAACCGGAAGCGGCTGGCGTGCCAGGGGCAGGTGATCGTCGTGGCGCCGCCCTCGCCGGAGACCTCGCCCTCGTGCAGGGCCGCACCGAGGTGCGTGCAGGTGTCGGTGAGGGCGAGGACGTCGTCGCCGCGGCGCAGGACGCACAGCGGTGCGTCGCCGATCCACCGCTGCACCGGCCGGCCCTCCGGCAGCTCCGCCAGGGCGCCGATGTCGGAGAACTCCTGACCGTCCCCCGCGAGGTGGACGAGGTGCTCGGCGTGGTTCGGCCCCGCGGCCCACCGGTAGGCGAGGTGTCCGCCCAGGGCGCCGGCCGCGCCCGCTGCCACCGTGCCGGCCGTCCGCAGCAGCCGGGCGTGCCGGCGCGCGAACAGCGACGCGGTCCAGAGGGTGGCGGCCACGGCATTCCCGGCCGCGTGCACGATCGCCGTGCGCTGCTGGTCGGGGTGCAGGTCCACGTAGTCGGCCCAGCCCGCCAGGGCCGTCGGCGCGACGGTCGCCACGCTCACGGCGGCCAGGCCGCGGGCGGGCACGTCCAGGGCCCGGCCCCCGGGCAGCAGGGAGGCGACGTCGAGCAGCAGGGCCGACACGGACGTGCCGACGGGGACCATGGCCAGCGCGGGATGGGCCGGGTGGCCCGCCGGGCGGCCGTGCAGCAGGCCGCGCACGGCCCCACCGGGCAGCAGGCGGTCGGCGGTGTCCTTGGCGCGCTCGGCCACCGGGTCGAGGACGGTCCACCGCGAGGGGGCGTCGAAGAGGGAGCTCAGGAGGGGCATGGGTCCGTGCTACGCCCCCGGTCGCGAGCCCGCGCGGTGGAAGCCCGGTGTTTCCGAGCGGTGCCGCGGGGTAGGCGCCCCGGGAACCGCTGAGAGGGGAGTGCCGGCATGAAGGTCGCCGTGACGGGTGCGACGGGGAACGTGGGGACCGCGCTGCTGCGCCGTCTCGACGGGACGGACACCGAGGTGGTGGGCGTCTGCCGCAGGCTGCCGGAACCCACCGGAGCCTGGGCCGACGTGCGCTGGGTCCAGCAGGACGTCGCCGGCCCGGACGCCGTGCAACGGCTCACGGACGCGTTCGCGGGGGTCGACGCCGTCGTGCACACCGCGTGGCTCATCCAGCCGGCCCGCGACCCGGGCGAGATGGCGCGGGTGAACCTCACGGGCAGCGAGAACGTCGTTCGGGCCGCGCTCGCCGCGGGTGTCCCGCACGTGGTGCACCTGTCCTCGGTCGGGGCCTACGCCACCCACCCCGTCGACGACGCACGGGTCGACGAGTCCTGGCCGACGGACGGGATCTCCCCCTCGCAGTACTCCCGGGAGAAGGCCGCCGTCGAGTCGCACCTGGACGTGGTGGAACGCGACCACCCCGAACTCCTCGTCACGCGGGTCCGTCCGGCGCTGGTGTTCCAGCGCGACGCCGGCAGCGAGATCGCCCGGTACTTCCTCGGACCGTTCGTGCCGACCCGGTTGCTCCGGCGCGTCCCGTTGCCGGTGCTCCCGCTGCCCGAACGCCTGCGGTTCCAGGTGGTGCACGCCGACGACCTCGCCGACGCCTTGGCCCGCATCCTGGAACGGGCGCCGGGTGGTGCGTTCAACGTGGCCGACGAGCCCGTCCTGCGGGGCAGGGACCTGGCGCTGTCGCTGAACGCGCCGCGCTGGTTCCCGGTGAACCGCCGGGTGGTGCGGGCCGCCGCCGACCTGACGTACCGGGCGCACGTCCACCCGGTCCAGCCGGGCTGGCTGGACCTGGGTTTCGGGGTCCCCGTCATGGACACCACCCGGGCGCGGGAGGAACTCGGGTGGCGCCCGGTTCACGCGGCCCGCGACGTCCTGGTGGAACTGCTGGACGGCGTCCGCGACCACGCCGGGGCACCCTCGGGGGCGCTGCGCCGACGGACGGGCCTGGTGACCTCCCGCACGGGGACGTGAACCCCGAGGTGGCCCCGCAGTCGGCCGAGGATCGAGGTGAGCAGACGGGAGACCTGCATCTGGCTGATGCCGAGTTCCGCCGCGATCTCCGACTGCGTGGCCTCCTCGTAGAAGCGCAGCTTGAGGATGCGTCGTTCCCGGTCGTCGAGTTCGGCCACGGCCCCCTTGAGGGACAGGAGGTCGTCGACGGTGACGGTCGCGTCCGCGTCCCCGGCCACGTCGTGGCGGGGCACGTCGAGGGACAGGGCGGAGTACGCGTTCGTGGCGCGGTGGACCTCACGCAGTTCGTCGAGCGTGGCGCCGAGCTTCTCGGCGACCTGGACGTCGGTCAGGCCGGCCGTGTCCTCGTGCACGAGCCGCGTGCGCAGTTCCTGCAACCGGCGGGGAGGGCGCACGGCCCACCCGTGGTCGCGGAAGTACCGGCGGATCTCCCCGGTGACGGTGGGGGTGGCGTAGGCGCCGAAGTCGTGGCCGCTGTCGTCGCGGAACCGGTCGGCGGCCTTGACCAGTCCCAGGTAGGCGATCTGCTCCAGGTCCTCGGTCGGTATGCCGCGGTGGCGGTAGCGCGCGGCGAGACCGCGGGCCAGGCCCAGGTGCTCCTCGACGAGGTCGTGACGTGTCCCGAGCATGGGTGGGTTCCTCCAAGCGTTCCTTCCGGACTGCCTGGGCGAACGCTGCTGCACCCGACGTGCCTCACTCCAGCACCGGTCAACGGGCCCGGCAACCGGAAGTCTGCACGCCGGTCCTGAGGGACGTCCACGCCCTGCCGTCCACGCCCTGCCGCCCACCCCGGACGGGGATATCCTGACGACAGGGTGCGGGGTCCAACCTCCGGCCGTGCGCCCCCGTCCCCGAGGACCCCCATGACGAACGCCCCCACCTCGCGACCCGACGAGCCGCAGACCTCCCTGGCCGGCGCGCTCGCGGCGTTGGCGCGGGACCTGCAGCGCGGACAGGCCCCGGACGACGTCACGGCTCAGGCGGTCGCCAGCGCTGTCGCCCTCGTGCCCGGCGCCGAGGAGGGGTCGGTCAGCCTGGTGCGCTCGCGCCGCCACGTCGTGTCCGCGGCCGCCACGAGCGACGTCGCACGGGGGTTCGACGCGTTGCAGGAGAGCGTGGGGGAAGGACCCTGCCTCGCGGCGATGTTCTCCGAACCCGTGGTCCGCACGGACGACCTCGCCGAGGACACGCGCTGGCCTCGGTTGGGGGCGCGGACCGACGAGCTGGGGGTGCGCAGCATGCTGAGCTTCCAGCTGTTCGTCCACGAGAACACCCTCGGAGCGTTGAACCTGCTGTCCTCCAAACCCGCGGCCTTCGACGACGAAGCCGAGGGCATCGGAGCGATGGTCGCAGCGCACGCGGCGGTGGCCCTGGCCGGGGCGCAGAAGTTCGACCACCTCCGGATGGCCCTCGTCAACCGCGACGTCATCGGACAGGCGAAGGGCATCCTCATGGAGCGCTTCAAGGTCGACGCCGACCAGGCGTTCGCCCTGCTGACGCGCGTGAGCCAGGACCGGAACGTGAAGCTGCACGTTCTGGCGACCGAGCTGACGCGCACGGGGTCGCTCGAGCGGTGAGGTCGCGGTGACGTCCGGAGGTGGTCTGCGGATCGACGTCGAGTGGGCCGGCGACGCCTGCGAGGTGGTCCTGCACGGGGCGCTGTCGGCAGCCGGCGTGCGCCTGTTCGACGACGCGCTGGAACTGGCGCTCGAACAGGCCGGCAGCCGCCACCACGAGGTCGTGCTCGACCTGCGTGACGTCGTCGCGGTCGATGCCCGGGGTGAGGACGAGCTCCGGTCGGTCGGGCTGCGCGCGCGTCGGGCCGGCTGCCAGGTCCGCGTGCTGGCCTGACGCCGACGCGCGGGCGCGATGGGTCACGCCTACGGTCGGCACATGAGCGAGAACACCTCCCAGAACCCCACCGAGGACGTGCCCGAGGAGAACCCCGGCCAGGAGGATCCCGGCAGCGAGGAGGCGGCGGAGTCGCCGGCCCTGGACGGGTACGGCAACGACACCGGCTTCGCTGACGAGGCCGCCGACCCGGAGTGATCCGGACCGGCCCGGTCGTGTAGGTTTCCCGCACCGGTTGAACCAGCAGCCCTGCAGCACGTCCGCTCCACCCCGGCCCGCCGGACGAGGCGGACCGTCGGGCTGGGAGGAACGTCCGATGCCGATGGGCCTCGACGCCGCGTTCGTGGAACTCGGACGCATCGTCGCCGACCAACCCTTGACCGTCGTCCTGCGTCGGGTGGCCGACCTCGCAGTGGAGTGCGTCCCGGGCGCCGACGACGTCTCGGTCACACTGCTGCGGCGGGGTGCTCCGGTCACCGTGGCCTTCCACGGTGAGCTCGCCGTCGACCTCGACGAGCGCCAGTACTCCCCCCGGGTACGGCCCGTGCGTCGTCGCAGCGCAGGCGGGGACGACCCTGCGCATCGACGACACGGCGTCCGACGGGGCGTTTGCCGCCTTCTCGGCGTCGGCCGCGCGACGGGGGGTGCGCAGCGTCGTGAGTGTGGGCCTGCCCGACCCGGAGCGGCGGCAGGGGTCGATCAACGTCTACTGCTTCGGGCGGCCCGAGCACCCCGTCGTCACCCCGGAGGCCCAGGGCGCTCTGGAGCAGTTCGCCGCGTACGCGGCCGTGGCCCTCGGGAACGCGGCCGCCCTGGCCGAGGCGGGGGACCGCGCCGCCAACCTGCAGATCGCCCTGCAGTCCCGTGCGGTCATCGAGCAGGCCAAGGGCGTCCTCGTGGCGCGCAACGGCATCGACCCCGACGCTGCCTTCGCGCTGCTCTCGACGTGGTCACAGCACCAGAACCGCAAGCTCCGCGTCATCGCGGAGGAGGTCGTCGCCGAGGCGAGCGGGTGGCAGTGACGGTTCCCCGGGTCCGTGTGTCCAGCGAGACGGGGCCGAGGTTCCGGTCGTGGACGCGCCGTCACTCCTTCAGGGGGTCGTTCCCCCAGTTCATGAGGGAGTAGCGCCACTTCGTGTCCGTGACGTCGCCCTTCGGGCGCTGCTTGGAGTGCCGCGCCACGTACGCCGCCACCTTCTGCATGTGCTCGTGGTCGTCGTCGGTGCGGTCGGCCTTCTTCGTCCGCAGGATCTCGACGATCCGGCGGCCCGACCGGTGCCCCACCGACTCGCCGTCGCCCACCCCGACGGACTTCGACTCGTCCGTCTCCAGCCAGTCCTCGAGCTCCTTGGGCGTCATGTTGACCGCCTCGCCGAAGCGCTTCTCGACGTCCTCGACGTCCATCTCCTTCTCGCTCACGCTCCGAGCCTGCGGGCTCAGAAGGCGTAGCGCACCCGCAGGTAGGGGGCGCGGTCGGTGATCAGCTCCAGCAGCTCGCGCACGTAGCGGGCCTTGTCGCCGGCGCGGTACCGGACGTTCAGTCCACCGGACTGCGACCGCTTGGTCTCCTGCATCGCCGGCCGCCACAGCAGGTCCTCCGCCCGGGGGTGCCACCCGAGGTTCACCTGGTGCAGGTTCTCCTCGTGGGTGAGGAAGATGACCTCTGCCTGCAGCTGCGCCTTCGTGGTCTCGCTCGTCGCCTCGCCGAGCTGGTCGAGCAGTTCGGCCCACAGCGCCAGCCAGTCCTCGTGGACGACGACGGGGGAGAGGTTGACGTGCACCTCGTAGCCGGCGGCGACGAAGTCGTCGAGGGCGGCGAGCCGCTCGGGCACCGGGGACGTGCGGATGTCGAGCAGCTTGGCGACGCGGGCCGGCATGAGCGAGAACCGGACCCGGGTCCGGCCCTGCGGGTCCAGCGTCAGCAGGCGCCGGTTCACGTGCTTGGTGGCGAACGACGCCTTGGCCGTGGGCAGACCGCGGAACAGGGCGACGAGGTCGTCCACGTTGTCGGAGATCTCCGCGTCGACCGAGCAGTCGCTGTTCTCGCCCAGGTCGTACACCCAGCTGGTGGGGTCGCACTGGTTCGCCTCCGGTTTCACGCCCTGGCGGGCCACGTGGCGGGCCAAGTAGCCGGTGATCTGCTCGATGTTCGCGAACACCGTGACGGGGTTGCTGTACCCCTTGCGGCGCGGGACGTAGCAGTAGGCGCACGCCATCGCGCAGCCGTTCGAGGTGGACGGGGCGATGAAGTCCGCGGAGCGGCCGTTCGGCCTGGCCTGCAACGACTTCTTGATCCCCAGGACGAGGGCCTCGCGCTTGATCCGCACCCACCGGTCGACGTTCGTCTCGTCGCCGTGCAGTTCGGGGATGCGCCAGTGGCTCTCGACGGGGACGCGCGTGGCGTCCGGCCAGCGGTCCAGCACCTGCCGCCCGCGGGGGAGTTCCGCGGCGGCGGGTTCGTAGTAGATCCTCGTGACGTCGACGAGGTCGCGGGTCCTGCGGTCCGGCTCCGGCACGGGACCATTCTGCCTCCCGCGCGCGGCCCCCGCGGACGCTGCTTACGGTGAAGCGGTGACCGACCAGTTCACCTTCACCAACCCCGTGACCCTCTACCACCAGGGGGGTTTCGACCCCCAGCCGCAGGACGGGCCCGGCCTGGCCTCGCAGCTCTCGCCCCGCCCGGACCACGGTGAGTCCACCTACCGCGGCACCGGCCGCCTCACCGGCCGCAAGGCGCTGGTGACCGGCGCCGACTCCGGCATCGGCCGCGCCGCGGCGATCGCGTTCGCCCGGGAGGGTGCCGACGTGGTGCTCTCCTACCTTCCCGCGGAGGAGTCCGACGCCCGGGAGGTCGCCGACCTCGTCGAGGAGGCCGGCCGCACTGCCGTGCTGGCCCCCGGGGACCTCACCGACGAGGAGTTCACCCGCTCCCTCGTCGCGACGGCCGTGCGCGAGCTCGGTGGTCTCGACCTGCTCGCGGTCGTCGCGGGCAAGCAGCAGCACGCCGAGGACGTCGCGGACGTCTCCTCGGAGCAGTTCGACGAGACGATGCGCACCAACGTGCACTCGCTCTTCTGGCTCGTGCAGGAGGCCGTGCCGCACCTGCCGCCGGGCTCCACGATCGTGACGACGTCCTCCGTCCAGGGCTACCAGCCCTCCCCGAACCTCGTCGACTACGCGACGACCAAGTCCGCGATCATCGCGATGTCCCAGGCGCTGGCCCAGCAGCTGGCCCCGCGGGGGATCCGGGTCAACGTCGTGGCGCCGGGACCGGTGTGGACGCCGCTGCAGGTGGCCGGCGGTCAGCCCGACGACGCGATGCCGGAGTTCGGGACGTCGACCCCGTTGGGCCGGGCCGGCCAGCCCGCCGAGCTCGCCCCCGCGTACGTGTTCCTCTCCTCCCCGGAGTCGAGCTACGTCGTGGGCGAGGTGCTCAACGTCAACGGGGGCATGCCCACGCCATGAGCCGGTCCGCGGGGGGTGCGGCCGACCTGCTCCGCACGGCGCAGGAGGTGTTCGGGTACGAGGCGTTGCGGCCGGGCCAGGAGGAGGCCATGCGCGCCGTCCTGGCTGGCCGCGACGTCCTCGCGGTGATGCCGACGGGGGCCGGGAAGTCGGCCGTCTACCAGGTGCCGGCGCTCCTGCTGGAGGGTCCGGTCGTCGTGGTCTCCCCGCTCATCGCGCTGCAGCGCGACCAGGTCGACGCCATCGTGGGCGGCGGAACCGGCCGCGGCGGCGCCGTGATGCTCAACTCGGCCATGACCGCGTCGGCGTGGGAGGAGGCGCGCGGGGAACTGCGGTCCGGGGCCGCGCGGTTCGTGTTCCTCGCCCCCGAGCAGCTCGCCCGCGACGAGGTGCTCACCGAGCTGGCCGCCCTGGAACCGCGGTTGCTCGTCGTCGACGAGGCGCACTGCGTCAGTTCCTGGGGCCACGACTTCCGCCCGCAGTACCTGCGGCTCGGTTCCGCCCGCGCCAAGCTCGGCCGCCCTCCGGTCGTCGCCCTCACCGCGACCGCGAGTCCCCAGGTGCGCTCGGAGGTGCTGACGCAGCTCGACGCACCGGACGCCCTCGTCCTCGTCGAGGGTTTCGACCGTCCCGAGATCGACCTGCGGATCCGCCACTGCAGCGACGCGGCCACCCAGCGGCAGGGCGTCCTGGACGCCGTCGCCGCCGCCGGCGGTCCCGCGCTGGTCTACGTGGCGACCCGCGCGGACGCCGAGGAGATCGCCGCGCAGGTGCCGGGAGCGGACTTCTACCACGCGGGTCGCAAGCGGGCCGAGCGCGAGGACGTCCAGCGCCGGTTCCTCGAGGGCGACCTCGACGTCGTCGTCGCCACGACGGCGTTCGGCATGGGCATCGACAAACCC contains:
- a CDS encoding manganese catalase family protein, whose translation is MYRHTRELQFTARPEKPDALFAAKFQEILGGQFGEMTVMMQYLFQGWNCRVPGKYKDMIMDIGTEEISHVEMLTVMLARLLEGAPGEATDKAAAANPALAAVLGGQNVQHAIVSGGGARPTDSLGNPWNAGYIAASGNLLTDFRSNVAAEAQSRLMTSRIANMTDDRGVKEMLAFNLARDTYHQQQWLLGIQMLIADGYVETEIEQSNGDWEDKDAAHVFYTSTNGSAAGEGLWVTGNSLVDGEPFRAEELRPLTDDDGTLPAPDPLQFVTYDGNAGPGKPGTGAGAHLQGAQNVVTKVEDALTGDDH
- a CDS encoding FUSC family protein, whose translation is MGLAARTALAATLAWLIALALPWEIAQTYPYFAPLGAVVGSYSTVRSSVRNSARAVAAIVCGALVSLVVAELLGRDLLVVPLVVFLATLLAGWRLFADQGSWVLTVGLFVLVVGVQHPVQYAVGYTVLTLLGGCVAVAVNTVLPSLPLAQSQDAVQRLATTLADQLEDLAEGLRRDDPPGPQEWAERLRSVAPVRESLRRSREETEESVAGNVRALRHVETVRQQHVTGVALENLAVRVEELTELLVESLTPRDAEVALPAGLRWPTADVLGALAAVLREREDDDATRTALRTALQRLSAAESTAKFSTERDRQSAGAVVTALRRCLGALDVRTPADTDDAEVVAPTPWLRPDPDLPRRSGLRLPTPGRWRARRNRRSRD
- a CDS encoding zinc-dependent alcohol dehydrogenase; the encoded protein is MRALTWQGKRSVRVEDVPDPEVVEPTDAVVRITSTAICGSDLHLYEVLAPYLAKGDVLGHEPMGIVEAVGPEVTNLTVGDRVVIPFTISCGHCWMCERGLTTQCETTQVREKGSGAALYGYTSLYGSVPGGQAQYLRVRHADYNPVRVGNDLPDDRYLFLSDILPTAWQGVRYADVPEGGTLAVLGLGPVGQFAARIGRHLGYEVVAVDPVPERRAMAERHGVTAIDLTDASGADVPAQLRDRTDGRGPDAVLDAVGMEAHGGAEGAIAKAAQTAVGLLPDKVAQKVMETGGIDRLWAVRTAVDAVRRGGTISLSGVYGGEADPMPMMTMFDKQLQLRMGQCNVKAWIDDLLPLVEDPSDPLGVMDLTTHRVPLEDAPDAYAMFQAKDDDCIKVVLEP
- a CDS encoding Rieske 2Fe-2S domain-containing protein, which gives rise to MPLLSSLFDAPSRWTVLDPVAERAKDTADRLLPGGAVRGLLHGRPAGHPAHPALAMVPVGTSVSALLLDVASLLPGGRALDVPARGLAAVSVATVAPTALAGWADYVDLHPDQQRTAIVHAAGNAVAATLWTASLFARRHARLLRTAGTVAAGAAGALGGHLAYRWAAGPNHAEHLVHLAGDGQEFSDIGALAELPEGRPVQRWIGDAPLCVLRRGDDVLALTDTCTHLGAALHEGEVSGEGGATTITCPWHASRFRFADGDVLDGPATAPQPTVRTRVADGRVQARVVGPPL
- a CDS encoding NAD-dependent epimerase/dehydratase family protein is translated as MKVAVTGATGNVGTALLRRLDGTDTEVVGVCRRLPEPTGAWADVRWVQQDVAGPDAVQRLTDAFAGVDAVVHTAWLIQPARDPGEMARVNLTGSENVVRAALAAGVPHVVHLSSVGAYATHPVDDARVDESWPTDGISPSQYSREKAAVESHLDVVERDHPELLVTRVRPALVFQRDAGSEIARYFLGPFVPTRLLRRVPLPVLPLPERLRFQVVHADDLADALARILERAPGGAFNVADEPVLRGRDLALSLNAPRWFPVNRRVVRAAADLTYRAHVHPVQPGWLDLGFGVPVMDTTRAREELGWRPVHAARDVLVELLDGVRDHAGAPSGALRRRTGLVTSRTGT
- a CDS encoding sigma-70 family RNA polymerase sigma factor, whose product is MLGTRHDLVEEHLGLARGLAARYRHRGIPTEDLEQIAYLGLVKAADRFRDDSGHDFGAYATPTVTGEIRRYFRDHGWAVRPPRRLQELRTRLVHEDTAGLTDVQVAEKLGATLDELREVHRATNAYSALSLDVPRHDVAGDADATVTVDDLLSLKGAVAELDDRERRILKLRFYEEATQSEIAAELGISQMQVSRLLTSILGRLRGHLGVHVPVREVTRPVRRRSAPEGAPAWSRTPSSSSTRTSRAA
- a CDS encoding GAF and ANTAR domain-containing protein — translated: MTNAPTSRPDEPQTSLAGALAALARDLQRGQAPDDVTAQAVASAVALVPGAEEGSVSLVRSRRHVVSAAATSDVARGFDALQESVGEGPCLAAMFSEPVVRTDDLAEDTRWPRLGARTDELGVRSMLSFQLFVHENTLGALNLLSSKPAAFDDEAEGIGAMVAAHAAVALAGAQKFDHLRMALVNRDVIGQAKGILMERFKVDADQAFALLTRVSQDRNVKLHVLATELTRTGSLER
- a CDS encoding ANTAR domain-containing protein, producing MSSPSTSTSASTPPGYGPCVVAAQAGTTLRIDDTASDGAFAAFSASAARRGVRSVVSVGLPDPERRQGSINVYCFGRPEHPVVTPEAQGALEQFAAYAAVALGNAAALAEAGDRAANLQIALQSRAVIEQAKGVLVARNGIDPDAAFALLSTWSQHQNRKLRVIAEEVVAEASGWQ
- a CDS encoding DUF3140 domain-containing protein, encoding MDVEDVEKRFGEAVNMTPKELEDWLETDESKSVGVGDGESVGHRSGRRIVEILRTKKADRTDDDHEHMQKVAAYVARHSKQRPKGDVTDTKWRYSLMNWGNDPLKE
- a CDS encoding spore photoproduct lyase family protein, which translates into the protein MPEPDRRTRDLVDVTRIYYEPAAAELPRGRQVLDRWPDATRVPVESHWRIPELHGDETNVDRWVRIKREALVLGIKKSLQARPNGRSADFIAPSTSNGCAMACAYCYVPRRKGYSNPVTVFANIEQITGYLARHVARQGVKPEANQCDPTSWVYDLGENSDCSVDAEISDNVDDLVALFRGLPTAKASFATKHVNRRLLTLDPQGRTRVRFSLMPARVAKLLDIRTSPVPERLAALDDFVAAGYEVHVNLSPVVVHEDWLALWAELLDQLGEATSETTKAQLQAEVIFLTHEENLHQVNLGWHPRAEDLLWRPAMQETKRSQSGGLNVRYRAGDKARYVRELLELITDRAPYLRVRYAF